One genomic region from Plasmodium berghei ANKA genome assembly, chromosome: 4 encodes:
- a CDS encoding glycogen synthase kinase 3, putative: MKDWHTDGDNNACQENEQNNNDIDNKRDNDYTSIEVNNVCIDENHKIGENEISKYSNKTYKLGNIIGNGSFGVVYEATCIDTSEKVAIKKVLQDPQYKNRELMIMKNLNHLNIIYLKDYYYTEAIKKNEKNVFLNVVMEYIPQTVHKYMKYYLRNNQFLPIFLVKLYSYQLCRALGYLHSKLICHRDLKPQNLLIDPKTHTLKLCDFGSAKSLISGQRSVSYICSRFYRAPELMLGSTNYTTHIDLWSLGCIIAEMVLGYPIFSGQSSVDQLVRIIQILGTPTEDQMKVMNPNYADVKFPNVKPKDLKKVFPKGTPNNAINFVSQFLKYEPLKRLNAIEALADPFFDEIRDPNVKLPKYVEKLPELFNFSVEEIREMSDLCRKKVLPKQNYEECQELNSTELNSKHSNGGKEINIEDGISSVNSCFTIER, encoded by the exons atgaaaGATTGGCATACAG ATGGTGATAATAATGCATGCCaagaaaatgaacaaaataataatgatatagataataaaagaGATAATGATTATACTTCAATCGAAGTAAATAATGTATGTATTGATGAAAATCATAAAATCGgagaaaatgaaattagcaaatattcaaataaaacTTATAAATTGGGAAATATCATTGGGAATGGTAGTTTTGGTGTTGTTTATGAAGCAACATGTATAGATACTTCTGAAAAAGTtgcaataaaaaaagtattacAAGATCCTCAATATAAAAACCGTGAATtaatgataatgaaaaatttaaatcatttaaatatcatatatctaaaagattattattatacagaagctataaaaaaaaatgaaaaaaatgtatttttaaatgtagTAATGGAATATATACCACAAACtgtacataaatatatgaaatattatttgagAAATAATCAATTTTTaccaatttttttagtaaaattatattcttATCAATTATGTAGAGCATTAGGATATTTACATTCGAAATTAATTTGTCATAGGGATTTAAAACctcaaaatttattaattgatCCAAAAACACATACATTAAAACTGTGCGATTTTGGTAGCGCAAAAAGTTTAATATCTGGGCAAAGGAGCGTTTCCTATATTTGTTCTCGATTTTATAGAGCACCAGAATTAATGCTTGGATCAACAAATTATACTACACATATAGATTTATGGTCATTAG gCTGTATAATAGCAGAAATGGTTCTGGGATATCCAATATTTTCAGGGCAATCTAGTGTCGATCAATTGGTTCgaattatacaaattttag GTACACCAACTGAAGATCAAATGAAAGTGATGAACCCGAATTATGCAGATGTAAAATTTCCGAACGTTAAACCTAaggatttaaaaaaa GTATTTCCTAAAGGAACACCTAACAATGCTATCAATTTTGTGTCTCAATTTTTGAAATACGAGCCTTTAAAAAGACTAAATGCGATAGAG gcATTGGCAGATCCATTTTTTGACGAAATAAGGGATCCAAATGTTaa gtTGCCAAAATATGTTGAAAAATTACCTGAACTGTTCAATTTTTCCGTGGAGGAAATAAGAGAAATGTCTGACTTGTGCAGGAAGAAAGTATTAccaaaacaaaattatgaaGAATGCCAAGAATTAAATTCCACCGAATTAAATAGTAAACATTCAAATGGGggtaaagaaataaatatagaagATGGTATATCAAGTGTTAACTCTTGTTTTACTATTGAAAGATAA
- a CDS encoding apicomplexan amino acid transporter ApiAT10, putative → MCKLKSKLIVILFMYSIATTAIVYQNYIFIANLFKKYRAFEWLCTNKNSEGDFFLCIDQENYVHFLLVTGLIIQFISGFIGGILINILSKKRYISKIAFIFLIIGWMLLSISLSYSKYYMDNYTKLSILSWMGSHTEKAFKRISILFNLAFICFGIGSDNSYLPIIYYINERYPIDDNMIKSKLEASKSKLSALKNILRNKNYILISAMSSLAVLSLFVGNVLIIALNKFDSENNVILIISMYVLICIAPSFFISNLLDYKNNYNQNTNNENTIKNNESNINENEDDVTSIVISNHDDINHNVVISSEALISHNAVITPNTVISPNVITATNIVISTATDVMAANSNSSVLKPDMIGICASRNSKKKGKHHIHNINGSSTIINDNLDASIGGNDFSENMGSESHNSSLSDHYKKKNYTSIFTDSRYESLNSPSDDIENTQVLNVINMNIENYITPINKHLNGVSYGKSLTQKESEKIGENVKNEEKTPKIAIHPSESINKEIKKKNKLKNINFDIFKKQVISSCYIFIVIEFFILTFSNCFFMFSLFDIYENSVFGNTLDIYSYILPSSFIITLIFGIVADIISIHNFISFNLILGIIVFILTLIYYQTTSVIVGYMSLIIYFFHQSFFANHMYMYMSTVFKEDNFPILIGIVNMWASIAFFMSYKSHELIKYSKRKVYGKITVGIIIISYMLIFIFHLLHIKKKTHWNSKEVEYRESQCYC, encoded by the coding sequence ATGTGCAAACTTAAGAGTAAACTCATAGTGATCCTTTTTATGTATAGTATTGCAACAACAGCCATTGTATATCAAAACTACATATTTATagcaaatttatttaaaaaatatcgaGCGTTCGAATGGCTTtgtacaaataaaaattctgAGGGtgacttttttttatgtatagaTCAGGAAAATtatgttcattttttgttagTCACAGGATTAATTATTCAGTTTATATCAGGTTTTATAGGAGgcatattaataaatatattatcaaaaaaacgGTATATATCAAAGAttgcttttatttttttaataataggATGGATGTTATTAAGTATATCTTTATCATATTccaaatattatatggaCAATTATACGAAGCTGTCTATATTAAGTTGGATGGGGTCGCATACTGAAAAAGCGTTTAAAAGAATATCTATATTGTTTAATTTAGCCTTTATATGTTTTGGTATTGGTTCCGACAATTCCTATTTGccaattatttattatatcaatGAAAGATATCCTATTGACgataatatgataaaatcCAAATTAGAAGCATCAAAAAGTAAATTAAGtgcattaaaaaatattttaagaaataaaaattatatattaattagtGCTATGTCATCTTTAGCTGTTTTAAGTTTATTTGTTGGAAATGTTTTAATTATAGCACTAAATAAGTTTGATTCCGAAAATAATGTTATACTTATCATATCCATGTATGTATTGATATGTATAGCcccatcattttttatatcaaatttgttggattataaaaataattataaccaaaatactaataatgaaaatactattaaaaacaatgaaagtaatattaatgaaaatgaagatgATGTTACCTCGATAGTTATATCAAATCATGATGATATTAATCACAATGTAGTTATTTCTTCAGAAGCTCTTATTTCCCATAATGCTGTTATTACCCCAAATACGGTTATTTCCCCTAATGTCATTACTGCAACGAATATTGTCATTTCAACTGCAACAGATGTCATGGCTGCAAATTCTAATTCGAGCGTCCTAAAGCCCGATATGATTGGGATATGTGCTAGCAGAaatagcaaaaaaaaaggaaagcATCACattcataatataaatggaaGTAGCACTATAATTAACGATAACCTTGATGCCAGTATTGGTGGGAACGATTTTAGTGAAAATATGGGAAGTGAATCACACAATAGTAGCTTAAGTGatcattataaaaaaaaaaattacacaTCTATATTCACAGATTCGAGATATGAAAGCTTGAACTCACCAAGTGATGACATTGAAAATACTCAAGTTCTtaatgtaataaatatgaatattgaaaattatataactCCCATAAATAAACACTTAAATGGAGTTTCATATGGAAAATCTTTAACTCAAAAAGAAAGTGAAAAAATTGgagaaaatgtaaaaaatgaagaaaaaacaCCCAAAATTGCTATTCATCCTTCCGAATCtattaataaagaaattaaaaaaaaaaacaaattaaaaaatataaattttgacatatttaaaaagcAAGTTATATCAtcatgttatatatttattgtaatagaattctttattttaacatttAGTAATTgcttttttatgttttcactatttgatatatatgaaaatagcGTATTTGGAAATACCttagatatatattcatatatattacctTCTagctttattattacattaaTATTTGGTATAGTAGCAGATATAATTAGTATTCACAATTTTATaagttttaatttaatattaggaataattgtttttatattaaccctcatttattatcaaaCAACAAGTGTAATTGTTGGGTATATGTCtctaattatttatttttttcatcaaagTTTTTTTGCTAATCATATGTACATGTATATGTCTACAGTTTTCAAAGAAGATAATTTCCCCATATTAATTGGTATTGTTAATATGTGGGCATCTATTGCATTCTTTATGTCATATAAATCACATGAGCTTATCAAATATAGTAAAAGAAAAGTATATGGGAAAATAACTGTtggaattattattatttcatacatgctcatatttatatttcacttattacatattaagaaaaaaacacacTGGAATTCCAAAGAGGTAGAATACAGAGAATCACAATGTTATTGctga
- a CDS encoding 60S ribosomal protein L26, putative has protein sequence MKLNTKISSSRRKMRKAHFSAPAGLRRKIMSSKLSKELRLKYNIRTLPIRKDDEVLICRGHNHGREGKVVKINRKRFKIYVERVTREKVNGESTFIGIHPSNVILTKLKIDKNRKKILDRKGAKDTA, from the exons atgaagcTTAACACAA aaatatCATCATCCCGACGAAAAATGAGAAAAGCTCATTTTTCTGCACCAGCAGGTCTTAGAAGGAAAATTATGTCATCTAAATTATCAAAAGAATTGAGactaaaatataat ATTCGTACATTGCCAATCAGAAAAGATGACGAAGTTCTCATATGCAGAGGGCATAACCATGGAAGGGAAGGAAAAGTTGTGAaaattaatagaaaaagatttaaaatatatgttgaAAGAGTTACAAGAGAAAAAGTTAATGGTGAATCTACTTTCATAGGTATTCATCCAAGTAACgttatattaacaaaacTAAAAATCGACAAAAAtcgtaaaaaaatattagacAGAAAAGGAGCAAAAGATACTgcataa
- a CDS encoding ubiquitin-protein ligase, putative, whose translation MKSNFWIIIIFFVYVINKIYCFNNVIKNNTKFLSKENNLKIIEYNTNNYNKNEISLPEKLTLKDTLNYVSTFFEIDEYDKGSQNLVPLSVEKDVENGNKYEHEIMFFENKTEINNNIYNVDKNNNGIEENRTETDNVEYDNSNNNEEENERKKLFDLAMELKDGSKNRKKNIQKSIKIFEKLIMDKKKDQITSLSYYELGKIHFFGYKNYFFSYKRNIKLSLYYLTMSSEMKNPGAFHFLSFIYFFEFNRKLNNEIIEENKGEQTKRSETKSHFIKKSIEYEIKGCLLNYTPSILAMGYRYLYGIHLKKNCEKSKNYYKLIAENVMNSDYINIPLSDLDLLNKDNINIHNEISNLKNNEEDILEFLKEQIKGGDVMAMYDLGKKYKEEKNFTQAFEYINEASKKHNILALKELGIIYLYGYGTEKNIEKSIENFSKAANVGDVESKCYLGYIYYFIEEYRNLKLSLKYLIEAANHDYAEALFFLAEIILDISVKKRHISDNIYKIVFKLYEQSADLGYVQGYFREAQLYEIGKGVKESCLNSALSYKFVAESTSWTHEIRQGMNYYIEKQFLKSFYTYALAAYEGYEVAQSNFIYIYKNNNFKNYVKSEKVMQMLHLLYKQGNYKTLYEMGEIYKEQNKQNLSIYYHKMGLNKGDLRNLIPLSYYYEQNKDNDRALKYVSYFIKQAKRDQESDNTKMEKIKSILDKSLLYFRKYKLFFKTFYNTKKKEKKEGA comes from the exons atgaaaagcAATTTTTggattataataatattttttgtttatgttataaataaaatttactgttttaataatgttataaaaaataatactaaatttttatccaaagaaaacaatttaaaaatcatagaatataatacaaaCAACTATAATAAGAATGAAATAAGTTTACCAGAAAAATTGACTCTTAAAGATACGTTAAATTATGTATCcacattttttgaaattgaTGAATATGATAAAGGTTCTCAAAATCTAGTACCTTTGAGTGTTGAGAAGGATGTggaaaatggaaataaatatgaacatgaaataatgtttttcgaaaataaaacagaaattaacaataatatatacaatgtTGATAAGAATAATAATGGAATAGAAGAAAATCGGACAGAAACCGATAATGTAGAATATGATaattctaataataatgaagaagaaaatgaaagaaaaaaattatttgatttaGCTATGGAACTAAAAGATGGATCAAAAAAtcggaaaaaaaatatacaaaaaagtataaaaatatttgaaaaattaataatggataaaaaaaaagatcaAATAACTTCCTTATCATATTATGAATTAggaaaaatacatttttttggatataaaaattattttttttcatataaaagaaatataaaattaagtttatattatttaacaaTGTCTAGTGAAATGAAAAATCCGGGGGCTTTCCACTTTTtaagttttatatatttttttgaatttaaCAGAAAGTTGAATAATGAAATCatagaagaaaataaaggGGAACAAACAAAAAGAAGTGAAACCAAAAgccattttattaaaaaatcaatcgaatatgaaataaaaggGTGTTTATTAAATTACACACCTTCCATTTTAGCAATGGGGTATAGATATTTATATGGtatacatttaaaaaaaaattgtgaaaaatctaaaaattattataaattaatagcTGAAAATGTAATGAACTCAGATTATATTAACATCCCTTTGTCTGATCTCGATTTgttaaataaagataatataaatattcataatgaaattagtaatttaaaaaataatgaagaggatattttagaatttttaaaagaacaGATTAAAGGTGGAGATGTTATGGCAATGTATGACcttggaaaaaaatataaagaagaaaaaaatttcacTCAAGcttttgaatatataaatgaagcatcaaaaaaacataatatattagcTTTAAAGGAATTaggaataatatatttgtatggTTATGGaactgaaaaaaatatagaaaaaagtattgaaaatttttcaaaa gCAGCGAATGTAGGAGATGTTGAATCAAAATGTTATTTgggatatatttattattttattgaaGAATATCGAAATTTAAAGTTATCATTAAAGTATTTAATCGAAGCAGCAAACCATGATTATGCCGAagctcttttttttctcgcAGAAATAATTCTTGATATTTcagtaaaaaaaagacatatttctgataatatatataaaatagtatttaaattatatgaacaGTCAGCAGATTTAGGATATGTTCAGGGATATTTTAGAGAAGCAcaattatatgaaattgGAAAAGGTGTTAAAGAATCATGCTTGAATTCAGCCCTTTCTTACAAATTCGTTGCTGAAAGTACTTCATGGACACATGAAATAAGACAAG GtatgaattattatatcgaaaaacaatttttaaaatcttTCTATACATATGCATTGGCTGCATATGAAGGATATGAAGTAGCTCAAAGCAACttcatatacatatataaaaataataattttaaaaactaTGTTAAGTCTGAAAAGGTTATGCAAATgttacatttattatataaacaagGAAATTACAAAACTTTATATGAAATGggagaaatatataaagaacaaaacaaacaaaACTTATCgatatattatcataaaatGGGATTAAATAAAGGAGATCTTCGAAATCTTATTCctttatcatattattatgaacaaaataaagataatgatag gGCACTAAAATATGTAAGCTATTTCATAAAACAAGCTAAAAGAGATCAGGAATCggataatacaaaaatggaaaaaataaaaagtatacTTGACAAATCATTGCTATActttagaaaatataagttattttttaaaacgtTTTataacacaaaaaaaaaagaaaaaaaagagggAGCCTAA
- a CDS encoding YGGT family protein, putative produces the protein MPFNFIYILFIIFFLLPPNIEGKKVKISVYKAYILYSQKTKKYQILTPRNIAIKNIKEIQKVKSCIFIHDQIQDISNIINENKLFLLKYLVIPSSIKLFLKNLQFLRLPLLHFIRIYKFIIYIRCLLEWLPQVNPHLSPFVYVFTYTNNYVQFFHKSIPNVFGIDLSGIFSWLFLELIESFLS, from the exons atgccttttaattttatctatattttgtttattattttttttttattacctCCAAACATAGAAGGTAAAAAGGTTAAAATTTCAGTATATAAAgcctatattttatattcacaAAAAACGAAGAAATATCAAATATTAACCCCACGCAATATAgctattaaaaatattaaggAAATACAGAAAGTTAAATCGTGCATTTTTATTCACGATCAAATTCAG GATATATCAAACATAATAAACGAAAATAAACTATTTTTGCTTAAATACCTAGTTATCCCTTCGTCTATTAA actttttttaaaaaatttgcaATTTTTGAGACTGCCATTACTACATTTCATAAG aatatataaatttataatatatattcgaTGCCTTCTTGAATGGCTTCCTCAAGTTAATCCACATTTAAGTCCTTTTGTTTATGTCTTTACATAcacaaataattatgtccaattttttcat AAATCTATTCCAAACGTTTTCGGAATTGATTTGAGCGGAATTTTTTCTTGGCTTTTTCTGGAGTTAATAGAAAGTTTTTTATCCTAA
- a CDS encoding Ras-like G protein, putative yields MKYINRTILIKNVYYKNIQFRKIYYKINIVGACNSGKSTLNNCLLEKLNETYKKSVINNIENYCIQNNENLITIENKKCLIVDTLGINEKMLKKFEIWKSKNYDKNFENNNIIKNYFNAIINSNLILFPVKGSEIRQADIFVHNIIKEIYKQHDNIFTIVQNNLDYIYSDKIKYNFLDMYEHFTNIIFFPYSLDSYNKNANLIDIIKEKVRQTKIETDSSMIINKVSTNEQTSLKTNFYEEPSQSYEYEMHEFIDDSLRIFRPTLNGEIKNYFYKFIDLKKKEKSNDQLFNDYFSKKILNKELKTISRDDLQKKYANIMCEPRKEESTNNDYNNNSSNADRSNQENETNTLKDEGKWLDPHNIEKWIQENSEYGKEKKKILKKLKNKRMELLRKIINRDKDINLYSLINLSKTNISINQENEKNKIFHDDNNVTNDCIEEEGQLCQPGYSVNYLEKDDPSKCSSYNFFDKKNINDETDIPKEEGTKGCISKTANSTEYKSENKESEIKVCILGEKNCGKTTLIETVLKKNIINENDIYELFGKKRKYVNEDMSILYKNQKITILDTCSLKKQHKFRNEDLFYDEENRVYNNIRKSDICIYIKEAKDNNICLNKDDKKMLFYLLKEKKNIIFIVSKIDLIVTDYENKRSEFLKSITNTFSDIPVLFLNNNNDSHVNALLKLITYINKRNNITISTSTLNLFLIQFTKLFPIPWLKKQKCNFKFIKQIRQNPITFLIFTNLYKNIPNNYLTFFKKKLKDQFDLKYVNIQFVFKTTCDNRNVKKNQIIK; encoded by the coding sequence atgaaatatattaacaggacaatattgataaaaaatgtgtattataaaaatatacagttcagaaaaatttattataaaataaatatagtaGGAGCATGCAATAGTGGTAAATCTACACTAAATAATTGTTTGCTTGAAAAACTTAATGagacatataaaaaatctgttataaataatattgaaaattattgtatccaaaataatgaaaatttaattacAATAGAAAATAAGAAATGTTTAATTGTTGATACTTTGggaataaatgaaaaaatgcTAAAAAAATTCGAAATATGGAAAtctaaaaattatgataaaaattttgaaaataataatataataaaaaattattttaatgcaattataaatagtaatttaattttgtttccAGTTAAAGGTTCAGAAATAAGGCAAGCAGATATATTTgtacataatataataaaagaaatatataaacaacatgataatatattcacAATTGTTCAAAACAATTtagattatatatactcTGACAAAATAAAGTATAATTTTCTTGATATGTATGAGcattttacaaatattattttttttccatattcTTTGGATAGTTACAATAAAAACGCAAATTTAattgatataataaaagaaaaagtcAGGCAAACAAAAATAGAAACAGACAGTTCTAtgattataaataaagtatCTACAAATGAACAAACCAgtttaaaaacaaatttttatgaagAACCGTCGCAATCTTATGAATATGAAATGCATGAATTTATCGACGATAGTTTGAGAATATTTCGGCCAACCCTAAATggggaaataaaaaactatttttataaatttattgatttaaaaaaaaaagaaaaatccAACGACCAGTTATTTAATGATTattttagtaaaaaaattctGAACAAggaattaaaaacaataagCCGAGATGActtgcaaaaaaaatatgcaaacATAATGTGTGAGCCTCGAAAAGAAGAAAGTACTAACAACGActacaataataatagtagtAATGCTGATCGATCAAATCAAGAAAATGAAACTAATACCTTGAAAGACGAAGGAAAATGGCTTGATCCGCATAACATAGAAAAATGGATCCAAGAAAACAGTGAATatggaaaagaaaaaaaaaaaatattaaaaaaattaaaaaataaaagaatggAATTGCtcagaaaaattattaacagAGATAAGGATATAAATCTGTATAGTCTGATAAATCTGAGCAAAACTAATATTTCTATAAATCAagaaaacgaaaaaaacaaaattttcCATGATGACAATAATGTAACTAATGATTGTATAGAAGAAGAGGGGCAATTATGCCAACCAGGATATAGTGTGAATTATTTGGAAAAGGACGATCCCTCAAAATGTagttcatataatttttttgataaaaaaaatataaatgacgAAACAGATATACCGAAAGAAGAGGGAACAAAAGGTTGTATATCTAAAACGGCCAATTCAACAGAATATAAATctgaaaataaagaaagtGAAATAAAAGTGTGTATTTTAGGGGAAAAAAATTGCGGAAAGACAACACTTATTGAAactgttttaaaaaaaaatataataaatgaaaatgatatatatgaattatttggaaaaaaaagaaaatatgtaaatgaAGATATGagcatattatataaaaatcaaaaaataacaattttagATACATGtagtttaaaaaaacaacatAAATTTAGAAATGAAGACTTATTTtatgatgaagaaaatagagtatataataatattcgTAAATCtgatatatgtatatatattaaggAAGCAAAAGACAATAACATATGTCTAAATaaagatgataaaaaaatgttgttttatttattaaaagaaaaaaaaaatataatatttatagttAGTAAAATAGATTTAATTGTTACAGATTATGAAAACAAACGAAGTGAATTTCTAAAAAGCATAACAAATACATTTAGTGATATACcagtattatttttaaataataataatgatagtCATGTTAATGCGTTGCTTAAActtattacatatataaataaaagaaataatataactaTATCTACATCGactttaaatttatttcttataCAATTTACTAAATTATTTCCAATACCTTGGCtaaaaaagcaaaaatgtaattttaaatttatcaaGCAGATTAGACAAAATCCAATTacttttcttatttttactaacctttataaaaatataccaaataattatttgacttttttcaaaaaaaaattaaaagatcaatttgatttaaaatatgttaacaTTCagtttgtttttaaaactACATGCGATAATAGAAATGTCAAgaaaaatcaaattatcaaataa